In Ignavibacteria bacterium, the sequence CAAAACCCAACCCGCAATATTCCCCGCGCAATTATTTACTCAATACTTGCTGTTGCTGCTTTGTATATTATTATGAATATCAGTATTCTCGGCGTACTGCCCTGGCAGGAAGTCAGTGAAACCGCCGGCAGCGATGCCCGGAAATATATCGTATCTGTATTCATGCAGAAAATTTACGGCTCTTGGGCAGGTACACTTGTAACCCTGCTTGTTGTGTGGACAGCTTTTGCTTCAGTGTTCTCTTTGCTTATGGGATATTCAAGAGTTCCTTATGCTGCGGCTGTTGATGGCGACTACTTTAAAGTGTTTTCTAAAGTTCACCCGAAACATAAATTTCCGCATATATCATTGCTAATTTTAGGCGGCGTAGCCATCTGTTTCTGCTTCCTTAAGCTCAAAGATATTATAGCAGCGCTGGTTGTTATCAGGCTTATGGTGCAGTTCCTTGCACAAACAGTGGGTGTTGTTTACTTCCGAATCAAAAATCCGCAGCACCCCAGGCCATTCAGAATGTGGCTATACCCGCTGCCGGCAATTCTGGCATTTACCGGGTTTGTTTACGTGCTCTTCTCACGTCAGAACTTCCAGAAAGAAATTAAATATGCGGTTGTATTATTAATTGTAGGGTCAGCAATCTATATGTGGCGCGCATGGCGCAAAAAACAGTGGCCGTTCGTTCAAATAGCAAATAACAGGTAACAAATAACAGATAACAGACAACAAATACCAGATATGAAATAACTATTTTATTCTGTTATTGTTTTGAAATTTGGTTTTTGCTATTTGTTATTTGTTAAAGGAACCATTTCTTTTTCTTCTCTTTCACCTCAACCCAAACTTCATCATTCTCAATTTTAACTCCGTAGGTTTCAAGTGATGCACTCAGGCCTTTGCAGCCTTCGGGAACTTTGCCGCTTTCAAGGCTGAACTGCCAGCCATGTATTGGACAGGCAACAAATAATTCTTCATCAACGTAGCCCTCATTCATAACGTTTGACTGGTTATGCGGGCATACATTCGATACAGCGTAGATCTTCTCACCAACCTTAAAAATAGCAACATCCGTATCCTCGGCAATCGTGAATTTCCGCCCGCGCCTGTTAGGCAGATCGCTTATTTTGCAAACTTTTTTGTAGATGGACTCGCTCATAAAGGCAAATTCTTTGGATTCTGTCTTGTATCCCAAATTTGAAGAATTAAAATGTCTTTACCTTCAATTCTATAGATTATGCTGTAGTTTTCTTTATATAAAATTCTTGCATTTTTAGCTTTGTAAGCAACGCCAAGTTCAGGAAAGAAACTTAAGTATTCGATAATATTTCTTATTTTATTATCCAGCTTTATAAGAGTACTTTTTGGTGTTCCGCTTTCAAGGTAAAAATTCAGTATATCAAACCTGTCAATTTTTGCCTGAGGTGTCCAGACTATTCTGCAAGCCATTTATCAATTTCAGCATTAAGTTCATCATTTATGATAAATAATCCTTGTTCTGCTTCTTTAAGACTATTCTCTAATCTGCGGCTTTGTTCTTCTGATAGTTTTGGCTCTTTATTTCTTAAAAATTTATTTTCAATAAACAACTTTAAAAATTCAAGCTGCTTTTCGTCATCAATTCTTTGAATGTCATCAAAAAGGCTTTCTTTTAACTCTGCTGTTGTCATAATATTACTTTAATTAATTTGTATAATATAATAACAATTTACCGTTTATTTAATTCCATTTTGTCAATCACGCGGAAACCGTGTTCAGTCTGCTCTACCCTGCATGTTTCTGTGAACGCATCATGCTCAAAAAACAGCGTCCAGTTTTCGCTAACAATTTGCGGCAGGAATTTTTTCTTCTCATCAAGTGTGGTTAAGGGGAAAAGGTCATAGCCCATAATGTAGGGCAGGGGTATATGCGAAGTCATTGGGAAAAGATCCGCCGTAAATAGCAGTGTGTTGCTGTCATCCTTTATTTTGATTAACT encodes:
- the nirD gene encoding nitrite reductase small subunit NirD, with amino-acid sequence MSESIYKKVCKISDLPNRRGRKFTIAEDTDVAIFKVGEKIYAVSNVCPHNQSNVMNEGYVDEELFVACPIHGWQFSLESGKVPEGCKGLSASLETYGVKIENDEVWVEVKEKKKKWFL
- a CDS encoding type II toxin-antitoxin system RelE/ParE family toxin; amino-acid sequence: MACRIVWTPQAKIDRFDILNFYLESGTPKSTLIKLDNKIRNIIEYLSFFPELGVAYKAKNARILYKENYSIIYRIEGKDILILQIWDTRQNPKNLPL